The following proteins are co-located in the Telopea speciosissima isolate NSW1024214 ecotype Mountain lineage chromosome 9, Tspe_v1, whole genome shotgun sequence genome:
- the LOC122639746 gene encoding 14-3-3-like protein D isoform X1 — MASSKERENYVYIAKLAEQAERYDEMVDSMKKVAKLDVELTVEERNLLSVGYKNVIGARRASWRILSSIEQKEEAKGNEVNAKRIKEYRQKVESELSNICNDIMTVIDEHLIPSSTAGESTVFYYKMKGDYYRYLAEFKSGNDRKEAADQSLKAYQTASSTAESDLSPTHPIRLGLALNFSVFYYEIMNSPERACHLAKQAFDEAISELDTLSEESYKDSTLIMQLLRDNLTLWTSDIPEDGADDPQKMDIAAKAGGGEDAE, encoded by the exons ATGGCTTCTTCTAAAGAGCGTGAGAACTACGTTTACATCGCTAAGCTAGCCGAACAGGCCGAGCGTTATGATG AAATGGTGGATTCAATGAAGAAAGTGGCGAAGCTCGATGTCGAATTGACTGTTGAGGAAAGGAATCTGCTCTCTGTTGGCTACAAGAACGTCATTGGTGCTCGTAGGGCTTCCTGGAGGATCCTTTCATCTATTGAGCAGAAGGAGGAAGCCAAAGGGAACGAGGTGAACGCGAAACGGATCAAGGAGTACCGACAGAAGGTTGAATCTGAGCTCTCCAACATTTGTAACGATATCATGACTGTAATCGATGAGCATCTGATTCCTTCTTCTACTGCTGGAGAATCTACCGTTTTCTACTATAAGAT GAAAGGGGATTATTATCGATATCTTGCGGAGTTCAAAAGTGGCAACGACAGGAAAGAGGCCGCCGATCAGTCTCTCAAAGCATATCAG ACAGCATCCAGTACAGCAGAATCTGATTTGTCTCCTACCCATCCAATCCGTTTGGGTTTGGCATTGAATTTCTCTGTCTTCTATTATGAGATAATGAATTCACCTGAAAG GGCCTGCCACCTTGCCAAGCAAGCTTTTGATGAAGCAATTTCAGAGCTGGATACCCTTAGTGAAGAATCTTACAAAGATAGCACTCTAATTATGCAGCTTCTGAGGGACAATCTTACCTTGTGGACTTCTGATATTCCAGAGGATGGAG CAGATGATCCCCAGAAGATGGACATTGCTGCCAAAGCCGGCGGAGGTGAGGATGCAGAG TGA
- the LOC122639746 gene encoding 14-3-3-like protein D isoform X2 gives MASSKERENYVYIAKLAEQAERYDEMVDSMKKVAKLDVELTVEERNLLSVGYKNVIGARRASWRILSSIEQKEEAKGNEVNAKRIKEYRQKVESELSNICNDIMTVIDEHLIPSSTAGESTVFYYKMKGDYYRYLAEFKSGNDRKEAADQSLKAYQTASSTAESDLSPTHPIRLGLALNFSVFYYEIMNSPERACHLAKQAFDEAISELDTLSEESYKDSTLIMQLLRDNLTLWTSDIPEDGDDPQKMDIAAKAGGGEDAE, from the exons ATGGCTTCTTCTAAAGAGCGTGAGAACTACGTTTACATCGCTAAGCTAGCCGAACAGGCCGAGCGTTATGATG AAATGGTGGATTCAATGAAGAAAGTGGCGAAGCTCGATGTCGAATTGACTGTTGAGGAAAGGAATCTGCTCTCTGTTGGCTACAAGAACGTCATTGGTGCTCGTAGGGCTTCCTGGAGGATCCTTTCATCTATTGAGCAGAAGGAGGAAGCCAAAGGGAACGAGGTGAACGCGAAACGGATCAAGGAGTACCGACAGAAGGTTGAATCTGAGCTCTCCAACATTTGTAACGATATCATGACTGTAATCGATGAGCATCTGATTCCTTCTTCTACTGCTGGAGAATCTACCGTTTTCTACTATAAGAT GAAAGGGGATTATTATCGATATCTTGCGGAGTTCAAAAGTGGCAACGACAGGAAAGAGGCCGCCGATCAGTCTCTCAAAGCATATCAG ACAGCATCCAGTACAGCAGAATCTGATTTGTCTCCTACCCATCCAATCCGTTTGGGTTTGGCATTGAATTTCTCTGTCTTCTATTATGAGATAATGAATTCACCTGAAAG GGCCTGCCACCTTGCCAAGCAAGCTTTTGATGAAGCAATTTCAGAGCTGGATACCCTTAGTGAAGAATCTTACAAAGATAGCACTCTAATTATGCAGCTTCTGAGGGACAATCTTACCTTGTGGACTTCTGATATTCCAGAGGATGGAG ATGATCCCCAGAAGATGGACATTGCTGCCAAAGCCGGCGGAGGTGAGGATGCAGAG TGA
- the LOC122639745 gene encoding putative lipase YDR444W isoform X3, producing MPSSNNVKRGLRISSKHPSFRFQAMSTTQGNVTSSKGVAKLKNEPDHLLVLVHGILASPSDWTYVEAELKRSLGNKFLIYASSSNTYTKTFRGVDGAGKRLADEVMQVVQKTESLKRISFLAHSLGGLFARYAISVLYSSNLSVSDQPDLADSRNENPENSACSSKRGTVAGLEPINFITLATPHLGVKGRKQLPLLLGVPIFEKLAPSLANFFIGRTGCQLFLTDGRPSRPPLLLRMASDCEDGKFISALAAFSCRIVYANVSYDHMVGWRTSSIRREAELVKPPQRSLDGYKHVVDVEYCPPVSSDGPQFPREAAKTKEAAQNEPNTQSTEEYYDIIEEEMIHGLQRVGWKKVDVSFHSAFLPFFAHNNIHVKNEWLHNAGAGVVAHVADSLKQQESSTLITASL from the exons GCTTGAGGATTTCCTCAAAACATCCAAGCTTTAGATTTCAAGCTATGAGTACCACTCAGGGAAATGTTACGTCATCCAAGGGAGTTGCAAAGTTAAAAAATGAACCAGAtcatcttcttgttcttgttcatGGCATCTTAGCTAG CCCTAGTGACTGGACATATGTAGAAGCAGAGTTGAAAAGGAGCCTGGGAAACAAATTTTTAATCTATG CAAGTTCATCTAATACCTACACTAAAACCTTTAGAGGAGTTGATGGAGCTGGAAAACGGTTAGCAGATGAA GTTATGCAAGTTGTCCAAAAGACAGAAAGCCTGAAAAGAATCTCCTTTTTAGCCCATTCTCTTGGTGGCTTGTTTGCAAGATATGCAATTTCTGTTCTTTATTCCTCAAACCTCTCAGTTAGTGATCAGCCTGATCTTGCTGATTCTAGAAATGAAAATCCAGAAAATTCAGCATGCTCTTCAAAACGAGGAACAGTTGCTGGATTGGAACCAATAAATTTCATTACCTTGGCAACTCCACATCTAGGGGTGAAAGGGAGAAAGCAG CTTCCATTGCTCTTGGGAGTTCCCATCTTCGAGAAACTAGCTCCATCCTTAGCCAACTTTTTTATTGGCCGAACTGGTTGTCAGCTGTTCCTTACAGATGGTAGACCCAGCAGACCGCCTCTTCTTCTAAGAATGGCATCTGATTGCGAGGATGGAAAATTTAT ATCTGCTCTTGCTGCATTCAGTTGTCGTATTGTTTATGCCAATGTCTCTTACGACC ATATGGTTGGTTGGCGCACATCCTCCATCAGAAGGGAGGCAGAACTTGTTAAG CCCCCTCAACGTTCATTGGATGGTTACAAGCATGTTGTAGATGTGGAATATTGTCCACCTGTATCATCTGATGGTCCCCAATTTCCAAGGGAAGCAGCAAAAACAAAGGAGGCAGCACAAAATGAACCCAACACTCAAAGCACAGAAGAGTACTACGATATTATTGAAG AGGAAATGATACATGGACTACAAAGAGTAGGGTGGAAGAAAGTTGACGTCAGCTTTCATTCGGCATTTTTGCCCTTCTTTGCCCATAACAACATTCAT GTGAAAAATGAATGGCTTCATAATGCTGGTGCTGGAGTAGTAGCTCATGTTGCTGACAGCTTAAAGCAACAAGAATCTTCTACACTTATCACTGCTAGCTTATAG